A genomic region of Magnolia sinica isolate HGM2019 chromosome 6, MsV1, whole genome shotgun sequence contains the following coding sequences:
- the LOC131248097 gene encoding SNF2 domain-containing protein CLASSY 3-like, producing MDCLPSVATRTRSRKFLNGVAVSDTKTRIGTRTVRIGKNFCRNSKGFSRGVRVRVFRSQQKLGFTEKKGARKFAVAIEEAKGGRDRISTAVGCMARGTRLRRGVENDLPSFAGNAASTDSGKFGRSLSQETVETGFESGGLDCSGGLEAEGTVEGGAAVRFSSSKLRFGDERSEGLGKCMDWEGSEKEKKDGFGSIGGMEAVNSCVAKRTRSRSGSGKAHQTVSDPVPIDLDELQSSSSSDDDDEPLLSNLDKLHSSSSSSSLSSLSDDENDDADGGSGDGGGGDGVPVGVESSSYSSGNEGQFDGTCLKTMRYSGLVFVVSGHNEAGSSGGAYSKTAGIAQRTRSHRPSVPEKNLGTVSNPIDLDLDSEPLPRAAAADAAADDVDDDEDNDGDDDDVKSGNGYTMDGDVESNDGDDEIMYDAGGGENVVGGKEEREGQEEPRFGKSTKRKRVRALKNDSLFKLLVDTIWEKGEKLPKELDPLKERSPPKNVKVPKGEMPLPLKFSFRNEEPEQKEKSELEKFEDDLWAEFNFVMQSNDIGSFTNHGVETEESNVPEFETDPSNLCLQGKHQFILDEEIGIKCRFCPFLKLEIKYILPSMATNSSGKLGKRDSVVDGDLFMFDRLRSQSTNNESQCSFVPSEGTVWDIVPGIKRTMYPHQQEGFEFMWKNLAGSIDLEELKKSASPDGLGGCVISHAPGTGKTRLAIVFLQTFMEVFPKCRPIILAPRSMLLTWEREFSKWNVDIPIHVLNKKEFSGKEDSLAVGLGHNKRQNWVRLVKIFSWDKGGSILGLSYSLFEKLVGNSNMHDKEHAEISKILREKTGLLVLDEGHTPRNERSLIWKALEKLKTDRRIILSGTPFQNNFRELYNTLCLVRPKFADKLSSKTSEMCQRRSEMLPDDVHKVLHEKRDGKGKWASLTNSIGKITDDNLEKLRSMMDPFVHVHKGSILNSLPGLRDCVVVLHPLPLQKLILERFEKVAFETHFQEEYNTSLISVHPSLLVECSLPEKQEPIIDQDLLERLRLSPNDGVKTRFVMELVRLSEAMNERVLIFSQYIEPLSFLKEHLKSLFSWTEGKEVLQMDGSVPIKRRQSSIDSFNDPASEARVLLASTKACSEGINLIGASRVVLLDVVWNPSVERQAISRAYRIGQSKVVYTYHLITSGTREGDKYYRQAEKDRLSELLFSSTEGDAHKPPNSSKVSEDKILEEMVGHDKLKIMFEKILYQPRKSSLVDGLGPAALR from the exons ATGGATTGTCTTCCGTCCGTCGCGACGAGAACCCGTTCTCGGAAATTCCTAAATGGCGTAGCGGTATCCGACACAAAGACTAGAATCGGAACTCGTACGGTCCGAATCGGCAAAAACTTCTGTCGTAACAGTAAGGGGTTTTCCAGAggagttagggttagggttttccgTTCGCAGCAGAAGTTAGGGTTTACCGAGAAGAAAGGAGCACGCAAATTCGCAGTTGCCATCGAAGAAGCAAAAGGGGGAAGGGATCGTATTTCGACAGCCGTTGGTTGCATGGCGAGGGGGACCCGGTTGAGACGAGGGGTTGAGAATGATCTGCCGTCGTTTGCCGGCAATGCTGCTTCCACTGATTCGGGCAAGTTTGGCCGATCTTTGAGTCAGGAGACTGTCGAGACCGGCTTCGAATCCGGCGGTTTGGATTGCTCCGGTGGCTTGGAAGCTGAGGGCACTGTGGAAGGAGGAGCGGCAGTTAGGTTTTCAAGCTCGAAATTACGGTTTGGCGATGAAAGGAGTGAAGGTTTGGGAAAATGCATGGATTGGGAGGGGagtgagaaagagaaaaaggacgGTTTTGGTTCAATTGGGGGAATGGAAGCTGTTAATTCTTGTGTTGCGAAGAGAACCCGATCAAGATCAGGGTCAGGGAAGGCTCATCAAACGGTTAGCGATCCCGTTCCCATCGATTTGGATGAGCTGCAATCATCATCCTCATCTGACGACGATGATGAGCCTCTTCTGAGCAATTTGGACAAGTTGCATTCATCATCctcttcatcatcattatcttcgTTATCCGACGATGAAAATGACGATGCCGATGGTGGtagtggtgatggtggtggtggtgatggtgttcCTGTTGGAGTGGAGTCGTCTTCTTATAGTAGTGGAAACGAGGGGCAATTTGACGGGACTTGTCTGAAGACCATGAGATATTCTGGGCTGGTTTTTGTTGTTTCCGGTCACAATGAAGCGGGCAGTTCGGGCGGAGCCTATTCTAAGACTGCTGGCATTGCACAGCGGACCCGCTCACATCGCCCTTCAGTACCCGAGAAAAACCTCGGAACTGTTAGTAACCCCATTGATTTGGACCTGGATTCAGAACCTTTACCTCGGGCAGCTGCAGCTGATGCTGCagctgatgatgttgatgatgatgaggacaatgatggtgatgatgatgatgttaagaGTGGTAATGGCTACACCATGGATGGTGATGTTGAGAGCAATGATGGAGATGATGAAATTATGTATGATGCTGGTGGTGGTGAAAATGTAGTGGGTGGGAAAGAGGAAAGGGAGGGACAGGAGGAGCCGCGGTTCGGGAAATCCACAAAGAGAAAGCGTGTTCGCGCACTGAAAAATGACTCACTTTTTAAGCTTCTTGTAGACACCATTTGGGAAAAGGGAGAGAAGCTTCCCAAAGAATTGGACCCTTTGAAGGAAAGGTCTCCCCCAAAAAATGTAAAGGTGCCCAAGGGTGAAATGCCACTTCCGTTGAAGTTCTCTTTCCGGAATGAGGAGCCTGAACAGAAGGAGAAATCGGAGTTGGAGAAATTCGAGGATGATTTGTGGGCTGAGTTCAATTTTGTCATGCAATCCAATGATATTGGTTCCTTCACGAATCATGGG GTTGAAACTGAAGAGAGCAACGTACCGGAGTTTGAAACAGATCCATCTAATCTTTGTCTTCAAGGGAAGCACCAGTTTATCCTTGATGAGGAAATTGGAATCAAGTGCAGATTCTGTCCTTTTTTGAAGCTGGAGATCAAATATATCTTACCATCTATG GCAACAAACTCTTCTGGGAAGTTGGGCAAAAGAGATTCTGTCGTTGACGGGGACCTCTTCATGTTTGATAGGCTTCGTTCCCAAAGCACCAACAATGAGTCTCAGTGCTCCTTTGTTCCTTCTGAAGGAACTGTGTGGGACATCGTCCCTGGCATCAAAAGGACCATGTATCCACACCAGCAGGAAGGTTTTGAGTTTATGTGGAAGAATTTAGCAGGAAGCATTGACCTTGAAGAATTGAAGAAGTCTGCCAGTCCTGATGGATTGGGTGGGTGTGTGATTTCACATGCCCCTGGGACAGGAAAGACTCGTTTGGCCATAGTCTTTCTCCAGACATTCATGGAGGTGTTCCCGAAATGCAGGCCTATCATCCTCGCTCCCCGTAGTATGCTTCttacatgggagagagagttcaGTAAGTGGAATGTTGATATTCCAATTCACGTTCTGAACAAGAAAGAGTTTTCTGGAAAGGAAGATAGCCTAGCTGTTGGATTAGGCCATAATAAACGCCAGAACTGGGTGCGTTTGGTGAAGATATTTTCTTGGGACAAGGGTGGGAGCATCCTAGGGCTGAGCTATTCTCTGTTTGAAAAGCTTGTCGGAAACAGCAACATGCATGACAAGGAACATGCAGAAATAAGTAAAATTCTCAGGGAGAAGACAGGTTTGTTGGTCCTCGATGAAGGGCACACACCTCGAAATGAACGCAGCCTCATTTGGAAAGCTCTGGAGAAGCTTAAAACAGATAGGCGCATCATCCTTTCAGGAACTCCTTTCCAAAATAATTTCCGTGAGCTCTACAACACATTATGCTTGGTTAGACCTAAATTTGCTGACAAGCTCTCATCTAAAACCAGCGAGATGTGTCAAAGAAGGTCAGAAATGCTCCCTGATGATGTGCACAAGGTCTTGCATGAAAAGAGAGATGGGAAAGGGAAGTGGGCTTCTCTAACTAATTCTATTGGCAAAATTACCGATGATAATTTGGAGAAGCTTAGATCAATGATGGATCCTTTTGTACATGTTCATAAAGGTAGCATCCTCAATAGTCTACCTGGGTTGAGGGACTGTGTAGTTGTTTTACATCCCCTCCCTCTACAAAAGCTCATCCTTGAGAGATTTGAAAAAGTAGCATTCGAGACACACTTTCAGGAAGAGTACAACACTTCCTTGATTTCTGTGCATCCTTCGCTTCTGGTGGAATGCAGTTTGCCGGAAAAACAAGAGCCAATCATTGACCAAGATCTGTTGGAGAGGCTAAGACTCAGCCCTAATGATGGTGTGAAAACAAGATTCGTTATGGAATTGGTTCGACTCAGCGAAGCAATGAATGAAAGAGTTTTAATATTCAGTCAATATATCGAGCCATTGTCATTTTTAAAAGAACATCTTAAATCCCTGTTCAGCTGGACTGAAGGGAAGGAGGTGTTGCAGATGGACGGAAGTGTTCCTATAAAACGTCGGCAGTCCTCGATAGATAGTTTCAATGATCCAGCGAGTGAAGCGAGGGTCTTGCTTGCATCAACAAAAGCCTGTTCTGAAGGGATTAATCTGATTGGGGCTTCAAGGGTTGTTCTCCTTGATGTTGTTTGGAATCCGTCGGTAGAAAGGCAAGCTATCAGCAGAGCATACAGGATTGGGCAGTCGAAAGTCGTGTACACTTACCATCTGATTACATCAGGAACGAGGGAGGGAGACAAGTACTATAGACAGGCCGAAAAGGACCGTCTTTCCGAATTGCTCTTTTCTTCTACGGAGGGGGATGCTCATAAGCCACCGAATTCATCAAAGGTTTCTGAAGACAAAATCTTGGAAGAGATGGTTGGTCATGATAAACTCAAAATAATGTTCGAAAAGATACTATACCAGCCTAGAAAATCAAGTTTAGTGGATGGTCTTGGCCCTGCGGCccttagataa